The genomic window tccatatacagagattataaaaatctacaaaaaattttataaaaattatgtaatttttgatataacttcttttaaataataataaaacatataataataatattgttcgtttaattaaaaaaaaaagaaaaaagtttaaaaatatattgtcatatatatatgtatatatatatatatatatatatatatatatatatatatatatatagcattttaataaacaaatcaaCGTGACAACCCTCGTAGAAAAATCGgataaaaaatcattcgtaTTAAGCATTCTACCAGCAAGTTCTCGTGTAAggattaagagaaaaaacaagatataCCCTTTATCCTGAACGCATACGCAAGTATCGAGGGTGGCATTACGCGCGTTCTGTCGATCGTAACTCACCCTTCTTTGAACGAAGTACTCTATTATTACAGTTGTAACTGTTCAACCTTAATTCTCCCCTTCGGCAGAAGGATGATCGTCGCTGTAGCAGCAATAgtcctttccctttcccttttggCATCGGTGTAATCccgtaaaaatgtaaatatcttACCAAGGATCGTGTATCGTCCTTTGTACAATACCGTATTGACtatagtgaaaaaaaaagaaagagaaagggagagaaagacagagacagagagagagagagagagagagagagagagaaagtaaggtTAGGACATGCTCGTTACAAAGCTAGCAATGGGCGCAAATATTCGCAGATGCTAGGAGCTACGGTGCCAAGGAAAATTCGGCTTTGCACCACCCATCCAGTATCTCTAAAGCGAGAAACGGCTAACGGGATTTATTTGTATCTAGTAggagtatatatgtgtatgtctaTGTTTCCTATGTACGTATAGATGTATGTTATATGTACATGGTTCGCGTTTCGATGCCCACCCTATCCCACCTCAccccctatctctctctctctctctctctctctctctctctctctctctctctctttctctctctccctcgttcACTTTAACTGTCCCTCACCCTGCTACATGTACACTGTTACATGTACTAGCGCACGTACCACCTATGTAATACACTACATCGACGGTGGCCAACGGACTCAGGATAACTAACGGACCGGCCCGGCAGTTCATTAGAGATCGCTAAACTTTAGGGCGTAGACCAAAGGGACTGAGGATTTCGTTACGTCTCGagacacacgtacacacatttGTTCATCTTTCTGTGTATTTTCTCTGTTTGATATACTTTCTTTCATTGCGTTTTTATTGAatcgataaatagaaaaatgaaaagaatagaaatatgttatgaatattattatgtgtgtgtgtatatatatatacatatatatatatatatacacatatacatatatatatatatacatatacatatatatatatatatgtatgtattttttgattctatatgataatgatgattttttttattagtagaCACATTTGTtaagtaatttatttacaaaaatatatttacaaaatgtatattacaaaatacatattaataaaatatatgtgtatatattatataaaattacaatatatttacaaaaataattatataatatattcataaatattatataatatatcgatagtTGTTTACATAAACTTTTGTTTTCTGATTAATACTGataatgattttatcgaataatcaaatcttttcaaagttttttaaaatacGACATCAACCATACCGGCCGCCATGAATTTTCTGAAATTCCGAATAAACGAAACGATTgtataagtaattatatacCTGTAAAAGTATCTgtgtaaaaatatacatgcatgcatacatacatagctaCAATTTATAGtcattaatcaaaaattatagTCATTAGACTTCAAATTTTGTTTACGAGTTTGCTTCCAGAGATACCAGAGCAGCCATATTGGTAGAGCAGAGTCAGAGCCTTGGAATATTCCATAACGATCGACCTAACATCATCTCTCATAAAATCCTCGATCTCTGATTAGCCGAAAGTCAGAAGCCTACGggggtattaaaaaaaagaacaccgTCGAGTACCACAGGAAAAGGATCAGCCTATTTAATGACAGAGGCGTGTTTACGGTAGGCAATGTCGCCTAGTTTTTGTCCCGTCTGACTGAGTAGAAGGACCCAGGCGGCATCCTTAATGAAAGTTTGATTGGCCAAAATGGAGGTAGGAAAAGAAGAGCAAGCGAgctagagagtgagagagcaaaaaaaacagaagagagatagagagagagagagaaagagagagagagagagaaaagtggtGGGGCAGAGGGATTAAAGTGGGGGAAAAAATTTCGCAAAATGATTCGCAGATATTTACGTGATCCCCGCGCCCTCCAGCGGCACCCCAAAGGTACGACCAGTTAACAGCCATCCGGTGCTCCAAACTGAGATTATAAATCAAGCAATCAACCGCCATAAATGTCCGCCCACGCGATCGCGCCTCGACTTTTTTCCGGTAATCGTTGCGAACAACTTTTAAAGGgcactttcattttttattatgccTCTATTTTCGGGTTGCAAAAGGTACCAGGGTTCTTCTCTACGGTTGTCCACGATTTTAGAAGGGGCGCTGTGTAGCgattgctgctgctgctgttactgctGCTGTTGGAAGAGAAGGGGAAGGGGAAAAGAGACGGAGACCTCGATTGTTGCCCCAACAAAAACCGCGAAGGGTGCATCGCGATAAAAGGGAATCAGGGCCTGGCGACCATTGTTGCCGGTGGTTAAACTCTCGCATATATAATCGAGGACTTTGAACGCACAATGCGTCATAAATCAGCGATCATTgcgagagcgagaaagagaatgtttcttcttgtgcgaatcttcttcttcttcctctaccacttttccttcttctcttttataaaaataaaacgaaaaagagagagataactaACGCACAACTTGAATACACAGTTTCGTTAGTATCTCTAGATCCACCCCGTCTCCTCCTTTTCTAACCACCcctttatcaatattattaacatcaCTAATATCAccattaatgaaaatttctcaTCGCCATTTTTGACAACATTTTTCGCCGccattttattagatttatcaCCGTCATTTTGAATactttttaagaataaatagtATAACGAATTTTGTATTCGTCGGAGTGTTGTTAAGCTTGTAAATACGTACGTGAGAGAACGATGAGTGATAGGTATGCTGATTTGTATTCAACGACGGTGTGGTTACGCTCGTCACCGTATTCGCGAGATGAGacgaaaacgaaatgaaatccTGGATTTGCGATTTATTCCACTCGCGAATTCCACCGAGAGAGTTTATTAATCCAATAACGATCGACCTATACTCCTGTCAACGACCACTGCGACTGATGCGAGACACGTATTTCGTTCCCTGCGTACGAGTAGCAGTTGGTATATGTATAACAGGACATACATACCCCGATGACGCACTTCAATGTTATTAACTTGGactgaatttctttttctttacttttttctttttttcgttttttttttttttttaaatatgactTAACGTATTCCTCTCAAAAAGTATTTTCCTCGAAATTTGTCGATTATGCCAGTGATTATAAAAGTTGACTAAATTCTTGAAATGATGGTCAGTTATTATGAAAGtcgaccgaacgaacgaattcagTATAATGCTAGTGATTATAAAAGTTAAGACGGTGTTCGAACGGTGTTAGTGATGCATAAAAGTATGACCAGagttaaaaattatacttagaatatatttgaatCGTTATCTatgtgaaagtaaaaaaaaggatgatcaacttttttcttttttacatttttataaatattacctTAATCAGCTGATAAGTGAAGATGAGTTTTCACAGGTAACTTAATGAGAACTGAGACAAAAATGCGATAATGCAAATATaacattgtttattttataaacgtaGGACGAATGACCGCAGatcattagaaaaataagacgtacaaaatataatattccaaTGAAACGCATTACGTACTTATTGCACGCGCACATGGCAATATCTTCTACTGCAGTCTAATcgttagaaaaatgtatacaagATCAGACCGTTGATAACGTGTATTTCGTGTAACGTTTGtttttagattattataaaacaacgTTTGTTGCCGTATCACTACTCTTATCTCGTTATTAAATGATTTCCATGGACAGAAACGTTGCGATTAATCGCAAAATGCCCTAAACGTAAATGTTTGACTTCTTATAATTATCATGATCTCTTTCCCATCGAATAGAATgaaatgttatatacatacataaacgctatatatgtatattatgtatctcgTTTAACGAGTTTCTCGATTTGATCTCTTCAAACGATCATAATTTCCGTATTactgtatacgtatatctatatgtatatgtatatgtatatgtatatgtatacatatgtgtgtatgtatatatatgcatataatagtcgacatataacaatataattaacaataatattttgaatagGAAGAAACAATTTGATAGAAAAATGCACCTCTCGTTGTTTTACCTGAATCTAATCACGAATTCACGAGGGCATTAAGATGATAATTTGTTAAGGAGAATTTAGGGTCTTGCCAGCTAATGCAGCTGCTTTGGAAAGTACAATTTGAATGTCCATCGATGGAAAATTCTAAAAAGTCGAacaataaaaagttaaaacaTGATTGTgtttcttaaattttatattataaataatgtttattatatgaaaatgtatatttttaattttctttctattattattattattattattattttgttattgttattgttattgttattattctattaaataGTATATCTTACTTGCAAGAGTTTTACATTCGTTGCAAAATCACCAGCCAAAAGTTGGTCCCGCAATAATCTATAACATGAATTTCatcaataagaaaaatattttcataaatatttgtatgataaaaattttaatataattttatatacatacaaaatcaTTGCAcagcatatatgtattaaaaaactGAATCTACTCTCATCGGCAAAAAGGGAATCCCAGATTCTCATGACATCAGGTAATGGAAATTCttgtgaaagaagaagagtgagCCATCTAAAAAAGATAAGTTTACGTCGATAAAGTATTGACGAAAATGTCGATAAAATATCAacgaaaatattgataaattatcaacaaaaatGTTGATAAATTATCGACAAATACATTTACAAAAGTGTCGATAAAGATATCCAGCGAAAAGCTCAAtaaaatatcaacaaaaaatgttagtaaaatagaaaactaTACAACCAACAATAGTTATCATTATCAAAATGTAACAATACtcaaaataatcattttatttataaaacaaaataccTAAAGCTGTAATACTGAGGACATAACTCTTGTTGATGCAGTCGTATCCAAATCTCAGGATCATTGGCCTTAACTTGCGAAGTCAATTTACTCATCATCGAATTGATACCAAATTCTGCTTCGTCTAaggatttaatgaaaaagtcACGTATTTCTCCCATCAAGTTAGTGAAGCAGAAAAATGTATCAGCCTCAGCATgttctgtaaaataaaatatatagaataataaatgtaataaaaagtaatttaataaaattgcacACTTACCTCGCCATTTTTGATCTGGATCACAAGCGAATGTATGATAAATAGGACCAACAATCTCGTTCATACCCTGTACGTATCCTTGTCCTGGATTTAGTTTTGCATATAGGAACAATATTCTCTCCAAAACTTCCCAATGAGCCTCTCCACCTTCAGCTAATGGTGCATAGTCTTCTGCAGCTTTTCTAACGGATACCgctatctaaaaataatattacatgtgatacattgtataatttatgaaGCAATATATCAAGCATTATTTGTACGATACCTGCTGCTTTCCAAAGTAGCACAGATATATAACaactattaattttcaaacattcttacataatatatttgttattaatattatatttttattaatactatattttacataatattatatcgttagtaatattataatcgttttataCATACTTTAGTCACTCCAAGACCTTTTCTTTCCACATTGGCACTTCTAAGAACTGTATGCTGTACTCTATGATGTAAACGCTTTTGTCCGCTGTCATTGACTATTTCTTGACAAGGATAATCGGTTCCTTGTTGGAAGAACGATATATCTGGACATAATCTcctgtaaataaatatatattaaatagataaacataaaagagaatattttaattaaatatctcaCCTAACGTCTTTATCTATTTGCAACAAAACTtcattatctttaaaatatgtTTGCCACTTGCTATCTGGATTCAAATTTAAAGGATGATCATGTAATGTTACATCCACTCTTTCACCATCGACATTAGTTTCTCCTGGAGTTACGATAAGATCCTCTGTAATTAATATCctatataaatcaattctttatttctattctttaacGTACTTATTGTAAATTATGTTACTCAAccaataaatgttttataaagtTCTCTCTTGCGCGTTAGTGTTTCAGACCAGCTAACTCTGTTTGGAGGTAAATAATTCAGCAGAAGTTTCCAACATAACGGTCTCAAGCCGCCTTCATCTGGTATTCCtacaaataatcaaataatattaaaattgacaaagataaaaaataagagaacaCGAACAAAAACTCTGTACAAGATAATTTTAGAAGTAGGttaaacatatataacaaACCATGAAAACATATTCGACGTAAACTTGTCAAATCAATCTCGTCCGCAATAAGAACATCATCGAAGTCGTTTAACCTAAAATACGAAAATTGTCAGTATAGATTAGTGTTATCAAAAAtgttcaaaaataatatacatacaccataaaaatttgtatacaataaaaaaataacttacTTCTTTCGAAGAATACTCATATTGTAAACGTGTACTAATTATGTACATGCGGTTTCAATATGAAGATCTGTCGTAAACGTGTTATCGGCATTCAACAGACGTGTGGGCGTATTGTGATAGTTTTTTTCGCATTATTGCTAACAAATCACCAAATTAATAACAACCACGTACTTAACTATTATTGTTTTACACCGGATTAAACGAGCTTCTTTATCTTCCATAGTCCTTCGACATAGTATCCAATTCAGAATACATATGTTAAACTCGATTTAGTATCTTCTTCTTACCTATGGATAAATACGTGAGTTAGACAAAGACAATGATATATAACTTGTCTTCTCACATGCAAATCAAATCGAATctattatgtttatattacatatgtatcactTGTTGTTATCACATtctaatgatatatatgtgatttggttaatgtataaataatcatatttaaaaaaattggatatacgtacataataacataacctttttctctctttctctctttttctttccctatttgggaaatattgtttattgaagaaatttattgaataaaattaataaatatttatttatattaaaaaatatatagttcttatctcttttgatattacaaattatttttataataacaataatatttactgtgacatgtatgtagatatttattatgacatatagatatatatctaataaaaattgtctttttaaagaaaaagaattttttattgcaatggccatataaaatttatcattgcaaaattttaaaaataatagttttcctataaaaagtaaacaagacatttgaacttttttttattactatactaaaaataagaaataaacattTCTAAAACTATAGAATATCAAAAATCAGTAAAAAGTTGttaacaaaaggaaaaaagaaaaaatttgtttggaAGATTTCATACTCGTTCTTTCGAACTCAACGAGTCCGCTATTGGGCGAAACATTTGGCGTCAATTTCAAAAATGAAGTTTATcgaaatcatatttttcaagaaatatttatttatgcataaaattaataagtatcacgataataattacacatttcattcaataataattatacattttactaTACCTACATCAAAGAACAGTCAATAACatcataaatattcaataataaataaaattatacggaTAACGCCATCTAGATAATAGAAGGGAAATTTTAAAACGATTTCGTATTCATTCCTTAGTCGAGCCCGCCATTAGTTGAATGAACATATCGCACGAatttcaaaaatgaaattcaataaataagaaccaaatttttcaagaaatattaACTCGTAcgtaaaatttaaaaacatcACAATAATAGTTACGCGCTCCATTacacttatataaaaaaaagagaagaaaaatcgtttagtaacattatattttaccATAATTAAATTTGCGTAGACACTAACGCCACTCAAGTAATCATACAGCTGGTACTACAGTAAACCCATAAAATCATTCAAATCCAATTTTGTTGACAACAgttagaaagataataataaatataataataacgcaATAAACAttacattcgtatatatatgataaaatgaacgggattaaataataaaaaaaaaaaggaaaaaaaagaagaggttaAAAAAACcttcaaaacaaaaaacatgCTGGCATCCATCGGATTTGACACGTGGCCAACTTCACTTCAGATCTTTGACCAGAAGAAAGGCGGGTAACGTTCGATGCGAGGCACGCAGTACCAACCATTGTCCttcgttcttattttcaatcgttcacttaacgaaatgaaaaatgaaaaactcaCGTGATCTCTCTAACACCTTCTATAAACACGAGATGATACGTCgttagagggagaaagagagagatagaaaatatatatatatatataaaacgtattttcaatcgaatataATCATCGAATCAAATATCAAATCGGATCAACGTTTTgttctttcatatttatatcgcGTCTGTGAGAGATACGATCTGATTGGTTGAAAGTGAATTGTGCTTTTATCAATTGCTACGCGTGTGTGAcaatgtgagaaagaaagagagagagagagagagagagagagaaagagagtgagtgagagaagtagagagaagaaagatcgaactTTAGCACATAGAGCGAAAAGTATAGTGAACGTTAAACGACAAACGGAAAGATAAGGAACGTATAAGTAAGagtgagataaagaaagaaagagtgtgCTTAagtctatatgtgtgtgaaaaagaaagagagagagagagagagagaaagagagagaaatagagatatagatatataaagagaaagaaagagaaagacggagataAATCGTCTGAGCGCTGCTGGTAAATAGGATCGAGTGCGCGATTCCATGACTTTGAGGTTGAAATCGGTGGAAAAGCAGTGCGGACGGCACTCGTGCCGTAATCACAAtggattttaaataattcgtgTTGCGTgcgacagagaaagaggtagagaatatagagagaagaaagtgtCGCTTGGAGTTTTGCGCCCAAgagtgtttctttttttttttttaaattctcatCACACAGGtaaatctctcttctcttatgTACAAAGAGGAACCCACGAACGAACCGATGCGTTAACGAACGGCCAAAATGGAAGAGCAAAGCGTTCACAGCAGTATCAGTGATATAAATAGTGAGGAGGCCGTTAGAAGTGAGAGTAAGTTTCAACGATTTTCAAAGCATGTATTTTCAAAGGAATGTTTTCTACCAAAATAACCTTCGTTTCTATCATTTTAATGATGAACGCGTGAGTCCATTTTCATTTTGCAAATATGCAAGCACCTGTATGAACTAACCCTacctcactcactcacttgaTCCTCCgtatctctattttcttcgtaCTTAAGTGTGTTCgcctgtatctctctctctctctctttctctctctctctctgtctttctttctctctctcactctctctttctctttctttctctctatctttctctttcgctctctctctctctctctctctctctctctctctctctctctcgcgtctTGTATCTGTCATCTCCTTTCTTCCGTGAAAGATATGAGCATAGATACTTTTTCCTAGAGACCTGAACGTTAGGTGACTTATGTTTAGAAAATTAGCGAGCGACCAACCGATCAAATATTTCACGATTTCGCTTCTCCCTGTCTCGGCCTTGACTTATTCTCCAAAATTACGTCAGAGTCGAACGATTTTCTTACTGATGAATATATCCTTATATGTTTCTCCTATCGAATGGGtcgatgtatgtatttactcgTCCCTCCAACAATATTACTTATCTTCGTTCCTATCTTATTTATAAACTATCACAGATTATCATTTACACGTTTTTAACTTACGTTCGgagaataggaaagaaaaaagaaaaatataatttattattattattgttgttgttgttgttgttgttgttgttgttgttattgttgttattcttGCTGCTGTTGATTTTGTtactatatttcttataatttctttttctaattcagTTAAATATCAGgggaatatttaaatttatctatttttttattgtgcatctttttttttattattattttttatattaatattaataaaaagaattaattaaaatatatatttattaataaatattttgatttattagaaattttctttgtttgtttgtttgtataatattttgttaaaatgtACAAATTTGCTTTTGTATACTCAATTTTTGAACAGGTACAGAGGgtaatatagttttattacCTTGCCTTTATACCTACTTCTAGCATGCTAATGGTTACAAGATGTACCCACATTGTAATCCTTGAATGAATCATAAAGTTATTTAATGATCTGATCTATTGTATGAAGAGATTAAGCAAAGGATAATAGATTttctataatagaaaaaacttAAAGTCATTCATGAGTTTATgattatactattataataGGTGTGATAttacaaaacaaatattttagttctaaatttctttataccgagttctttatcttttttttccaataattGAATATAGGTTAGAATTAAGCTAACATCTTGTTGTTTTTAAGAATCtgatctgaaaaaaaaattgctttcCATGATAATGTTAATTAGAAACTAATGTGATatgtttgttatatttaataaattgttcTATAAAAATTGTGTGGCATTTCAAAATCTAAACCTTTGAACTTTTAAATTCCAAAgtgcttatatatatttctattcaatgtagatttttttttctcttttcttttcaaattgaaaaataacatatataaatatttattttgctttCTATAGCTTTAGTGATACCACGTAAGAAGAGAATATGTTTAGTCGGTACTGCTGGTGATGATCCTGCTCTGGGCGCTGCTGCACAACAATTTAGTGTTCCAGTATTGAAATCGGAAACAGGCGTGGAATATATAGAAGATACTGCATATTGCACTTATTTTATACTCAAAGAATTTGAGGGACCTGAATATGATGCTCTTCATAAAAGTGCCCATaggtatataagtatttatcaTATACTTAACCTTTCTTATACAGTTGTATAATCATTATCAATTTCTGCAatcattcaaaaataatatacatattttcttcttgaaatatatttaaagtaaacaaactattttaaaaaaatatatttttaggatATTGGGACCAACAGCACTTTTGCAGTTGGCAGAAAAGAAGGACTCATTACCTAGTATTAAAAGACCAATGTATACACAAGCCATGGTCGGCTCGGTTGTTGTTTTCACAGgatttagaaaaaaggatGAGTTGGTGAgttttgtgtatgtgtgtgtatatatatcttaacgtatatttacattgtatatataatatttatattccaaCCTATAGACAAGACTCATCAACATGATACATAATATGGGTGGTAGTATTCGGAAAGAAATGGGTACAAAAGTGACGCATCTTATTGCTAATTGTTGTGGTGGTGATAAGTATAGATATGCTGTTATATTTAGAGTACCTATTATGTCAATGAGTTGGGTGACTACTCTCTGGAGTACTAGAGACGATGTTTCCAGTTATGGAAATAATGAAGAATTGGTAAACTTCATTtcacattaaattaattataaatgcatataatgTTTCTATTACATGGCATAGAATAATcatcatttatcatttatatatagata from Vespula vulgaris chromosome 13, iyVesVulg1.1, whole genome shotgun sequence includes these protein-coding regions:
- the LOC127068296 gene encoding TBC1 domain family member 13, encoding MSILRKKLNDFDDVLIADEIDLTSLRRICFHGIPDEGGLRPLCWKLLLNYLPPNRVSWSETLTRKRELYKTFIEDLIVTPGETNVDGERVDVTLHDHPLNLNPDSKWQTYFKDNEVLLQIDKDVRRLCPDISFFQQGTDYPCQEIVNDSGQKRLHHRVQHTVLRSANVERKGLGVTKIAVSVRKAAEDYAPLAEGGEAHWEVLERILFLYAKLNPGQGYVQGMNEIVGPIYHTFACDPDQKWREHAEADTFFCFTNLMGEIRDFFIKSLDEAEFGINSMMSKLTSQVKANDPEIWIRLHQQELCPQYYSFRWLTLLLSQEFPLPDVMRIWDSLFADESRFSFLIHICCAMILLLRDQLLAGDFATNVKLLQNFPSMDIQIVLSKAAALAGKTLNSP